The proteins below are encoded in one region of Parvicella tangerina:
- a CDS encoding Nramp family divalent metal transporter, with protein MASAQERNIWKTLGPGILFASTAIGVSHLVQSTQAGANYGYSLLWAVIIANVLKYPFFEYGSRYANATGTSIIDGYKKLGKPFIWGYFIITIGSMFFVSAAVGKVTTGFMQNLFGISSTYTAMAIIFTVCGAILISGKYKVLDGLIKIIGTVLVVSTLFAFIMTLIHGRSGDTGLFELSWFPEGDNIVFLIALMGWMPTAVDLSAWNSLWTVERIKQTGYQPKLKETLLDFRIGYWASALLSICFVTLGAFLMFGTGQKFSPGMAGFANDVISLYTAAIGDWSYLIIASAAFSIMFGTCIAIFDGYGRALTRVTTLLFQKNDSDDKPERKYQIGVAITVIGSFIVIALFENNADGFKFLVNFAQTLSFIIAPFVAWANFKLVSKNQIGDKSPGLTMKVLSIAGIIFLSGFSVYYLFLLISPFFS; from the coding sequence ATGGCTTCAGCACAAGAAAGAAACATTTGGAAAACATTAGGACCAGGGATTCTGTTTGCATCCACAGCAATTGGTGTTTCTCACTTGGTGCAATCCACGCAAGCCGGAGCTAATTATGGCTACAGCTTACTTTGGGCCGTGATCATTGCCAATGTACTGAAGTACCCTTTTTTCGAATACGGTTCTCGATATGCTAATGCAACAGGAACGAGTATCATTGATGGCTATAAAAAGTTGGGAAAACCTTTTATTTGGGGATATTTCATTATCACCATCGGTTCTATGTTCTTTGTGAGTGCAGCTGTTGGAAAAGTAACTACAGGGTTCATGCAAAACCTTTTTGGCATCTCTTCCACTTACACGGCTATGGCTATCATTTTTACTGTTTGTGGAGCTATTCTCATTTCAGGAAAATATAAGGTTCTGGATGGTTTGATCAAAATCATCGGAACTGTCCTTGTTGTTTCAACACTTTTTGCTTTTATCATGACATTGATCCATGGTAGATCAGGGGATACTGGCCTTTTTGAATTATCCTGGTTCCCAGAAGGTGATAATATTGTTTTTCTGATCGCATTAATGGGTTGGATGCCAACAGCAGTAGACCTATCAGCATGGAATAGTCTCTGGACGGTTGAACGGATCAAACAAACAGGATACCAACCCAAATTAAAAGAAACGCTGCTAGATTTTAGAATCGGTTACTGGGCCTCTGCCCTCCTGTCTATTTGTTTTGTGACACTAGGGGCATTCCTCATGTTTGGAACAGGACAAAAATTTAGTCCAGGAATGGCAGGATTCGCCAACGATGTGATCAGTTTGTATACAGCCGCAATTGGAGACTGGTCTTATTTGATCATTGCATCCGCAGCTTTTTCTATCATGTTTGGAACGTGTATAGCCATATTTGATGGCTATGGACGTGCCTTAACAAGAGTAACTACTTTGCTCTTTCAAAAGAATGACTCAGATGACAAACCGGAAAGAAAATATCAAATAGGTGTAGCCATCACGGTTATTGGATCATTCATCGTCATTGCTCTATTCGAAAATAATGCCGATGGATTTAAGTTCCTTGTAAATTTTGCACAAACATTGTCCTTTATCATTGCACCTTTTGTTGCATGGGCTAATTTCAAGTTGGTTTCCAAAAATCAGATCGGTGACAAAAGTCCTGGGCTAACAATGAAGGTCCTCAGTATAGCTGGAATTATCTTTTTGAGCGGTTTTAGTGTTTATTACCTATTCTTGCTGATCTCTCCATTTTTTTCTTAG